One segment of Odocoileus virginianus isolate 20LAN1187 ecotype Illinois chromosome 32, Ovbor_1.2, whole genome shotgun sequence DNA contains the following:
- the LOC110145691 gene encoding LOW QUALITY PROTEIN: olfactory receptor 5M5-like (The sequence of the model RefSeq protein was modified relative to this genomic sequence to represent the inferred CDS: inserted 1 base in 1 codon), whose protein sequence is MLKENYTEVTELILLGLTDRADLQPVLFVIFLVIYLITVIGNVGMILLIRTDTNLHTPMYFFLSHLSFVDLCYATTVTPQMLVHFLSKRKTISFLGCFIQFHFFIALVIADYYMLTVMAYDRYVAICKPLLYASKMSRGVCLSLVAGPYTYGFANGLAQTILMLRLSFCGPNEINHFYCADPPLLVLACSDTYVKETAMFVXAGSNLTCSLTIILISYIFIFRAILRIRSAEGRHKAFSTCGSHLTAVSVFYGTLFCMYLRPPSETSVEQGKIVAVFYIFMSPMLNPLIYSLRNKDVKKAIRRVIQEKCFFK, encoded by the exons ATGTTAAAAGAAAACTACACAGAGGTGACTGAGTTGATCCTTCTGGGACTGACAGATCGAGCTGATTTGCAGCCTGTCCTTTTTGTGATCTTCCTAGTCATCTACCTGATCACAGTCATCGGTAATGTGGGCATGATTTTGTTAATCAGAACTGACACAAATCTTCACACTccaatgtacttcttcctcagccacCTCTCCTTTGTAGATCTCTGTTATGCCACCACTGTCACTCCTCAGATGCTGGTTCATTTCTTATCCAAGAGAAAAACCATTTCCTTCCTTGGCTGCTTTATACAGTTCCACTTTTTCATTGCCCTGGTGATTGCAGATTATTATATGCTCACAGTGATGGCTTATGAtcgctacgtggccatctgcaaaccctTGTTATATGCCAGCAAGATGTCCCGAGGTGTCTGCCTTTCTCTTGTTGCTGGTCCTTATACTTACGGTTTTGCAAATGGTCTTGCACAGACCATCCTTATGCTCCGTCTCTCCTTCTGTGGACCCAATGAAATCAACCACTTTTACTGTGCTGACCCACCTCTCCTAGTCCTGGCCTGCTCAGATACTTATGTCAAAGAGACTGCCATGTTTG GGGCTGGTTCCAACCTCACATGTTCTCTCACCATCATCCTCATCTCCTACATTTTCATCTTCAGAGCCATTCTGCGTATCCGCTCTGCAGAAGGGAGGCAcaaggccttctccacctgtgggTCTCACCTGACAGCTGTCAGTGTCTTTTATGGGACACTGTTCTGCATGTATCTGAGGCCCCCTTCTGAGACCTCTGTAGAACAGGGCAAAATTGTAGCCGTGTTTTACATATTCATGAGTCCTATGCTAAACCCTTTGATCTATAGTCTTCGGAACAAAGATGTTAAAAAAGCAATAAGGAGAGTGATTCAAGAGAAATGTTTTTTCAAATAG